The region TCGACGTGCCGGAGAAGTGGGTGGACGGCTGGTTCCGCACCGGTGACCTGATGTCCCGGGACGCCGATGGCTACCTGTACTACGTCGACCGGATCGACGACATGATCGTCTCGGGCGGGGAGAACATCTTCCCGCAGATGGTCGAGGAGCACCTCGCGGACCACCCGGACCTGGCCGAGGTCGCCGTGATCGGCACGCCGCACGACCGCTGGGTCGAGCAGGTGACCGCCGTCGTCGTGCCGACGCGGGAAGGTCTCACCCCGGACGAGGTGGCCGAGTGGTGCGCGACCAATCCGAACCTGCGCGGGATGCATCGGCCCCGCCGGATCGAGGTCGTGGACGCGTTGCCGCGCACCGGGAGCGGCAAGCTGAACCGGCCCGAGCTGCGGAGGATGTTCCCGTGAGTGACGTGGTGCGCTACGAGGTGACCGACGGGATCGCCTGGCTGACGATCGACCGCCCCGAGGCCCGCAACGCGCTCAGCAAGGACGTCCGGGAAGGGCTCTGGGCGGGCACCCGCCGGTTCGTCGCCGACGACGACGCCGCGGTCCTCGTCGTCACCGGCGCGGGGGACAAGGCGTTCTGCGCGGGCGGGGACCTCAAGGAGATGGCCGAGACCTCCCTGGAGGTCCCGCCGCCGGACTTCCTGCCCCAGTTCGGCCGCAACATCGACGTGCCGAAACCGACGATCGCGGCCGTCAACGGCGTCGCCTACGCGGGCGGGTTCCTGCTCGCCCAGCAGTGCGACCTCGTCGTCGCGTCGGACCACGCGCGGTTCGCGATCAGCGAGGTCAAGGTCGGCCGGGGGTCGCCGTGGGCCGCGCCGCTGTCCTGGCTCGTGCCGCCGCGGGTCGCATTGGAGATCCTGCTGACCGGGGACCCACTGGACGCGGCCCGGGCGAAGGCGTACGGACTCGTCAACCACGTCGTCCACGCCTGCGACCTGCGGGACCACACGCAGTCGCTCGCCCGGCGGATCGCCGCCAACGCGCCGCTCTCGGTCCGCGCCGCCAAACAGACCGCCTACCTGTCCGCGCACCACGATCTCGCCGACGCCTACGACCGCGCCGAGGAGATCTGGGCGCCGGTGTATCGCTCGGCCGACGCGCAGGAGGGCCCGGCGGCGTTCCGGGACAAGCGCACGCCGGTCTGGAAGGGGAGATAGCTCATGCCCGTGTCGATGGAGTCCCTCGCGGACGACCTCGCCGCCGAGTCCGAAGTGCTGCGCGCGCTGCTGGCCGATCTCGACGAGCACGGCTGGCGGCGGGAGACCCCCGCGGAGGGCTGGACGATCGCCGACCAGGTCTCGCACCTGGCCTACTTCGACGACGTCGCGGTGCAGTCCGCGACGGACCCGGACGCGTTCGACGCGGAGCTGGAACGGCTGAACGCCGAGGGCGGGGTGAACCCCGACTCGATCGCCGCCCGGTACCGCGGCTTGTCGGGCGCCGAGATGCTGCACTGGTTCGACCTGTCCCGGGAGCGCCTGATCGG is a window of Pseudonocardia sp. T1-2H DNA encoding:
- a CDS encoding enoyl-CoA hydratase/isomerase family protein; this translates as MVRYEVTDGIAWLTIDRPEARNALSKDVREGLWAGTRRFVADDDAAVLVVTGAGDKAFCAGGDLKEMAETSLEVPPPDFLPQFGRNIDVPKPTIAAVNGVAYAGGFLLAQQCDLVVASDHARFAISEVKVGRGSPWAAPLSWLVPPRVALEILLTGDPLDAARAKAYGLVNHVVHACDLRDHTQSLARRIAANAPLSVRAAKQTAYLSAHHDLADAYDRAEEIWAPVYRSADAQEGPAAFRDKRTPVWKGR